A stretch of the Pseudorasbora parva isolate DD20220531a chromosome 13, ASM2467924v1, whole genome shotgun sequence genome encodes the following:
- the LOC137038483 gene encoding serine/threonine-protein kinase pim-2-like encodes MGQCKSRSYVVKQDTASCTPQKPVPERVEKKKKGRFRWAFSWKSKKTSNKAQQSQCSNDSSQQLERSSEGEAEQSQNDCNQQPERSSEGEAEQSQNDFNQQPERSSEGEAEQSQNDCNQQPDRSSEGEAEQNSNAKAQQSQNDCNQQPERSSDGQAEQNSITESIYLSCDNSSVCSWHTCVSSLTSVQEADIPRQEQEAFSTSPTVPSVTVNNNSSPLTVDNTYWKNEKEIIHLSLKGRTGDIMQHFKFMKILGQGAFGCVYEAIRLSDSREVAIKYVFKSESMDKVRIGLTSLPIEVALMVRLNKGPSVPQIIKLLDWYETPDEYILILERNKPCQDLLKFLANHGRKLEESTARVVMRQVVTAARICCERGVFHSDIKLDNLLINPDTLQVKLIDFGCGRHLKKSAYLKFRGTRMYAPPEFIDHQKYHGKPATVYSLGVLLFVMVSGLYPNRLMLPEMLVRQWCPEDISKECRDLISSCLENDPAKRIPLEKIILHDWFQRLILQPTNVQK; translated from the exons ATGGGCCAGTGCAAATCTCGCAGTTACGTAGTAAAGCAAGATACTGCTTCATGTACGCCACAAAAACCCGTCCCAGAGAGAGtagaaaagaagaagaaaggaaGGTTCAGATGGGCTTTTTCTTGGAAATCCAAGAAAACTTCCAACAAAGCCCAACAGAGTCAGTGCAGTAATGACAGCAGTCAACAGCTTGAGAGAAGCTCTGAAGGTGAAGCTGAACAGAGTCAAAATGACTGCAACCAACAGCCTGAGAGAAGCTCTGAAGGTGAAGCTGAACAGAGTCAAAATGACTTCAACCAACAGCCTGAGAGAAGCTCTGAAGGTGAAGCTGAACAGAGTCAAAATGACTGCAACCAACAGCCTGATAGAAGCTCTGAAGGTGAAGCTGAACAGAACAGCAATGCCAAGGCCCAACAGAGTCAAAATGACTGCAACCAACAGCCTGAGAGAAGCTCTGATGGTCAAGCTGAACAGAACAGCATCACAGAGAGCATCTATCTGTCATGTGACAACAGTTCAGTGTGCAGCTGGCACACCTGCGTGTCTTCCCTCACCAGTGTGCAGGAGGCGGACATTCCCAGACAAGAGCAAGAGGCCTTCAGTACTTCTCCGACTGTCCCATCTGTGACTGTGAATAACAACAGCTCACCTTTGACAGTGGACAACACTTATTGGAAGAATGAGAAAGAAATTATCCATTTAAGTTTAAAGGGAAGGACAG GAGACATCATGCAGCATTTTAAATTTATGAAAATTCTGGGTCAAGGAGCATTTGGATGTGTTTATGAAGCAATCCGTTTGTCCGATTCACGAGAG GTGGCAATCAAATATGTATTTAAGTCAGAATCCATGGACAAAGTCCGTATT GGTCTAACTTCACTTCCAATAGAGGTTGCTCTGATGGTTCGTCTAAACAAAGGCCCCAGCGTTCCTCAAATAATAAAGCTACTGGACTGGTACGAGACACCGGATGAATACATACTGATCTTAGAGCGGAACAAGCCATGCCAAGATTTGTTGAAGTTTTTAGCGAATCATGGCAGAAAACTCGAGGAATCGACAGCACGAGTTGTGATGCGACAGGTTGTGACTGCGGCAAGAATATGCTGTGAAAGGGGCGTTTTCCACAGCGACATCAAATTGGACAACCTGCTCATCAACCCAGACACTTTGCAGGTCAAATTAATAGACTTCGGCTGTGGAAGACACTTGAAGAAGTCTGCTTATTTGAAATTTAGGG GCACAAGAATGTATGCTCCCCCAGAGTTCATTGATCATCAAAAGTACCATGGCAAACCTGCAACAGTGTATTCTTTAGGTGTTCTGCTGTTCGTGATGGTGTCTGGGCTTTACCCTAACAGACTGATGCTCCCTGAGATGTTAGTCAGGCAATGGTGCCCAGAAGACATTTCCAAAG AATGCCGAGATCTGATTTCTTCATGCTTGGAAAATGATCCAGCAAAACGGATTCCTttggaaaaaatcatcctccaCGACTGGTTCCAAAGATTGATCCTACAACCtacaaatgtacaaaaataa